In Bacillus rossius redtenbacheri isolate Brsri chromosome 9 unlocalized genomic scaffold, Brsri_v3 Brsri_v3_scf9_2, whole genome shotgun sequence, one DNA window encodes the following:
- the LOC134543286 gene encoding protein atonal, translating to MTAVADMLRYVYLCGGKEEQAALTYHRHPGLRGLDGLSDGCITPSPDSLRSSTPSSDVAEPAARRYTSLLPPARAEGGATTPDDDDEDHLEDLADSSSYDDEDDADPKATRCPGRRPGGGKAVSPLVLRKRRLAANARERRRMQNLNKAFDRLRTHLPSLGNDRQLSKYETLQMAQTYITALYDLLQ from the coding sequence ATGACCGCCGTGGCGGACATGCTGAGGTACGTGTACCTGTGCGGCGGCAAGGAGGAGCAGGCGGCGCTGACCTACCACCGGCACCCGGGGCTGCGAGGCCTCGACGGCCTGTCCGACGGCTGCATCACGCCGAGCCCGGACAGCCTGAGGTCGTCGACTCCCTCGTCGGACGTGGCCGAGCCGGCGGCGAGGCGCTACACCTCGCTGCTGCCGCCGGCGCGGGCCGAGGGCGGAGCGACGACGcccgacgacgacgacgaagacCACCTTGAGGACCTGGCGGACAGCAGCAGCTACGACGACGAAGACGACGCCGACCCCAAGGCGACCCGGTGCCCGGGGCGGCGGCCGGGCGGCGGCAAGGCGGTGAGCCCGCTGGTGCTGCGCAAGAGGCGGCTGGCGGCGAACGCGCGCGAGCGCCGGAGGATGCAGAACCTCAACAAGGCGTTCGACCGGCTGCGCACGCACTTGCCCTCGCTGGGCAACGACCGCCAGCTGTCCAAGTACGAGACCCTGCAGATGGCGCAGACCTACATCACGGCGCTCTACGACCTGCTGCAGTAG